One Suricata suricatta isolate VVHF042 unplaced genomic scaffold, meerkat_22Aug2017_6uvM2_HiC HiC_scaffold_32313, whole genome shotgun sequence genomic window, GCGTGTGCAGGTCGGTAGTGACGGGGGGCTGCTTTGTTCTCCTCCAGATGAAGTTCGCACTGGCACCTACCGCCAGCTCTTCCACCCTGAGCAGCTCATCACAGGCAAGGAAGATGCTGCCAATAACTATGCCCGAGGGCACTACACCATCGGCAAGGAGATCATTGACCTTGTCTTGGACCGAATTCGGAAACTGGTATGTTTGTTCTCgagaataaagtaaataatcatCCTAAGGAAGACATCTGAAATAGAATCTTTTCATTTCAAACATAGAACAGAAATATGAAGTGAAGAAAAACTGGCAAATTGTACCTtat contains:
- the LOC115285002 gene encoding tubulin alpha-1C chain-like, translated to VQVGSDGGLLCSPPDEVRTGTYRQLFHPEQLITGKEDAANNYARGHYTIGKEIIDLVLDRIRKLADQCTGLQGFLVFHSFGGGTGSGFTSLLMERLSVDYGKKSKLEFSIYPAPQVSTAVVEPYNSIL